A segment of the Gemmatimonadota bacterium genome:
GGCCGTGGTGGCGTCCTCGATGACGCCGAGCTGCACGGAGACGATGACCGCCGGGATGCGCAGCAGCAGCGCGAGCACGGACATCTCGAGCACGAAGCGCGCGACGCCGTACGTCCGCGTCCGCTCCAGATAGTCGCCCAGCGCGGTGCCCGGCGCGATGGAGTCGGCGCGGGCGATGGCGGGCTCGCCCGGCGCCGGCGTGTGGGCTTCCTCCACCGCCTACACCACCGCCGGTTCGAGCAGCCGAACCGTGGCCGATGCCGTGTCGATCTCGGCCTCCACGCCCACGGGGAGCGTCCACTTGCGCGGGATGTGCCCGACCATGCCGCCCGCCCACACCGGCACGTCCAGGCCGCCCAGGTGGTGCTCCAGCACCTCGGGCAGCGTGAGCGATCCATAAGCGCTGTCGGGGTCGCAGTCGGTGCACTTGCCGAACACGACCCCGGCAACGGAGTCGAGCACGCCCGCCAGCGCGAGCTGGGTCAGCAGCCGGTCGATGCGGTACACGGCCTCGCCGACGTCCTCCAGGAAGAGGATCGACCCGCTCCAGTCGGGCACGTAGGGCGACCCCAGGATCGACGCCAGGACCGTGAGGTTGCCGCCGAGCAGCCGGCCGCGCGCGCGCCCGGGCGTGATGACGCGAGGGCGGTCCTCGGTTACCGCCAGGTCGGAGCCTCGCTCGACCGGATTGCGCAGCGTCGGCGCGGTCCCCTCGAACACCACCGCGCGCAGCGCGCCTACCGAGAAGTCGTTCCACTCCGACGTCCCCACCGGGCCGTGAAAGGTGACCAGCCCCGTGCGCGCGTGGAGCGCGAGCAGCAGCGTCGTGATGTCGCTGTAGCCCAGGAACACCTTGGGATTCGCGGCGACGGCGTCGAAATCCAGCAGGTGCAGGAGGCGCGCCGCGCCCCAGCCGCCGCGCACCGCCAGGACACCGTCCACCGTGTCGTCGGCGAACATCTCGTTCAGGTCCGCCGCCCGCGCCTCGTCGGTGCCGGCCAGGTAGCCGTGCCGGTCGAGCAAATGCCGGCCTCGAATCGGCACCAGGCCGAGCGCGGCCAGGCGCTCCTCCACTATCTCGATGTCCTGGCCGTCGAAGGTCGCGCCCGCGGGGTTCACGAGCGCCACTCGGGAGCCGGCGCGGAGGCGGCGCGGCTTGACCGGCTCGGGCGTGCGTGCCGCGGCGCCGGGCTTCGCGGCGCCGAGCGTCAGGCCGGCCGTCCCGAGCGCCGCGGAACGGGCGAACGCGCGCCTCTTCATTGCGCCGCCTCCGTCGTGTCTATCCGCACCCCTGCCTCCAGCGTTCTGTGCACCGGGCAGCGGTCGGCGATCTCCATGAGCCGCGCCCGCTGCTCCTGGTCCAGGTCTCCTTCGAGCGTGATGTCCCGGCGCAGCCTGTCCAGGCACGACTTCGGGTCCTCGCAGGCCCCGCCGTGCTGGGCGTGCACCCGATCGTGCGCCAGCCGCACCGACACCTCCTCCAGCGGCCACCCCTTCCGGTCGGCGTACATGCGCAGCGTCATGCCGGTGCACGTGCCGAGCGCGGCGGCCAACAGATCATACGGCGTCGGGCCCTCGCTGGTGCCGCCGACCGACAGCGGCTCGTCGGCGACGAGCGAGTGCAGACCGACCACTACCTCCGTCCGGTACCCGCTCGAGCCGGTCCGCGTGACCACGCCCGGGATCACCGCCTCGGCCTCCGCGGCTTCGACGCCGGGGGCGACGTATCTCCCGGCCCAGGCCGCCAGCACGCCGGCGACGTAACGCGCGTCGGCCGGCTCGGTGAGGAGGTGGTCGGCGGTGTCGAGCGAGACGAAGCTCTTGGGATGGCGGGC
Coding sequences within it:
- a CDS encoding LD-carboxypeptidase codes for the protein MKRRAFARSAALGTAGLTLGAAKPGAAARTPEPVKPRRLRAGSRVALVNPAGATFDGQDIEIVEERLAALGLVPIRGRHLLDRHGYLAGTDEARAADLNEMFADDTVDGVLAVRGGWGAARLLHLLDFDAVAANPKVFLGYSDITTLLLALHARTGLVTFHGPVGTSEWNDFSVGALRAVVFEGTAPTLRNPVERGSDLAVTEDRPRVITPGRARGRLLGGNLTVLASILGSPYVPDWSGSILFLEDVGEAVYRIDRLLTQLALAGVLDSVAGVVFGKCTDCDPDSAYGSLTLPEVLEHHLGGLDVPVWAGGMVGHIPRKWTLPVGVEAEIDTASATVRLLEPAVV